The following are encoded together in the Gilvimarinus sp. DA14 genome:
- a CDS encoding RND family transporter: MHTLTKLWARAVIRGRWIILLCAALGLALAFVPMDKLYYDNANERFFVEGDPNLVAFNQLLERFGDIEYLTLGLQAPPGRDVFDPDLLTVVDQLSHFLLEQPQVTQVRSLTRYEYTHSEGAMMATDDLLASLNDPDDIKRARELIHHQPMALGTLVSEDLQHTRIAARVKYEVGSSDAKVELVAKVREFLAQQDFAQRGFDVRLSGQPVFSEQFEVLTKRDQSWINPTMAVVMIIILFLSFRSISAMLLPWLVIGSGITYVTGIQASLGWPHSVVESALVPALIIIGIGISVHVLVEFYHARAQGLTPPQAAQHTIEQLWLPAFYTALTTSAGFLALGVTELLPMKQFAWLGAIGAMTLFVVALTVLPAVLSFIKPFSKRTAKVVSNGTIATLTSRLPGITQSLQKPLLAGGALLLLVSLVLLPKLEIDSNFITYFKEDNPTRQDLEYFDNTYNGLQNIDVMIDSGSEGGIHEPDFLQRIEALQQWLESLPQTGAVNSLIDFHKEINQALHYDDPAWYQLPSDRAMAAQFLLLYDNTGPNEDLTDSKDFYERYLRLSVPVTNMAASETRHLLDKIERQLELHYPQLQVQLTGSLVMYNAQDMYINQGMSRSFLIALGLIGAAFVVLFRSVKYGLIALVPSIVPILITGALLVVLGIPLNLGTMIVGAMTMGIAVDDAIHVMNRYLRVKRGGASTRDAIARAMNESGRAVVFTSLVLVSGFSVMLLGSFIPYIYTGLFAATIMALALLGDLLFLPALLFWIDGKKESNTDQPQAITKEVTP; the protein is encoded by the coding sequence ATGCACACACTGACCAAACTATGGGCCCGTGCGGTAATCAGGGGCCGCTGGATCATTCTGCTCTGCGCGGCATTAGGGCTTGCCCTGGCGTTCGTACCCATGGACAAACTTTATTACGACAATGCCAACGAGCGCTTCTTTGTAGAGGGCGATCCAAATCTGGTGGCGTTTAATCAACTACTGGAGCGGTTTGGCGATATCGAATATCTCACCCTGGGGCTGCAGGCGCCGCCCGGGCGGGATGTTTTTGACCCAGACCTACTCACGGTGGTCGACCAGCTAAGCCACTTTTTACTGGAACAACCTCAGGTTACCCAGGTTCGCTCCCTTACGCGCTACGAGTACACCCACTCGGAAGGCGCCATGATGGCCACCGATGATCTGCTCGCTTCGCTCAATGACCCCGATGATATAAAGCGTGCCCGCGAACTGATTCACCACCAGCCCATGGCTCTGGGCACTCTGGTGAGCGAAGATTTGCAACACACGCGCATCGCCGCACGGGTGAAATACGAAGTTGGCAGCAGCGACGCCAAGGTGGAACTGGTAGCAAAAGTGCGCGAATTTCTCGCCCAACAGGATTTCGCACAGCGCGGGTTTGATGTTCGCTTGAGCGGCCAGCCGGTTTTCAGCGAGCAATTTGAGGTTTTGACCAAACGCGATCAAAGCTGGATCAACCCCACCATGGCGGTGGTGATGATCATCATTTTGTTTCTCAGCTTTCGCTCTATCAGTGCCATGCTGCTACCCTGGCTGGTGATCGGCAGTGGCATTACCTATGTCACCGGGATTCAGGCGAGCCTGGGCTGGCCTCACTCAGTGGTCGAATCAGCGCTGGTACCCGCATTGATTATTATCGGTATCGGTATTTCTGTGCATGTGCTGGTGGAGTTTTACCACGCCCGGGCCCAGGGGCTGACGCCACCACAGGCGGCGCAACACACCATAGAGCAGTTGTGGCTCCCGGCTTTTTATACTGCCCTTACCACCAGTGCGGGCTTTCTCGCCCTCGGCGTTACCGAATTGCTTCCCATGAAACAGTTCGCCTGGCTGGGCGCCATAGGTGCAATGACGTTATTCGTTGTTGCGCTAACGGTACTGCCGGCAGTTCTGAGTTTTATAAAACCCTTTTCCAAACGCACCGCCAAGGTCGTAAGCAACGGCACTATCGCAACGCTGACCTCGCGCCTGCCCGGCATCACTCAGAGTTTGCAAAAACCATTGCTCGCTGGCGGCGCACTGCTTCTATTGGTAAGTCTGGTGCTACTTCCCAAGCTTGAGATCGACTCTAACTTTATTACTTATTTTAAAGAGGATAATCCCACCCGGCAGGATTTAGAGTATTTCGATAATACCTACAACGGCCTGCAGAACATCGACGTGATGATCGACAGCGGCAGCGAAGGTGGGATTCACGAGCCGGATTTTTTGCAACGCATCGAGGCGCTGCAACAATGGCTGGAATCACTGCCGCAAACCGGCGCTGTCAATTCGCTGATTGATTTTCATAAAGAAATCAATCAAGCCCTGCACTACGACGATCCCGCTTGGTATCAACTACCCAGCGATCGCGCTATGGCCGCCCAGTTTTTACTCCTGTACGACAACACCGGCCCCAACGAAGACTTAACCGACAGCAAAGATTTTTACGAGCGCTATCTCAGACTAAGCGTGCCGGTGACTAATATGGCCGCCAGTGAAACCCGTCATCTACTGGATAAGATAGAACGGCAGCTGGAGCTGCATTACCCGCAGTTGCAAGTACAACTGACCGGCTCGCTGGTCATGTATAACGCCCAGGACATGTATATCAACCAAGGCATGTCGCGCTCTTTTCTGATAGCCCTGGGATTAATCGGCGCTGCCTTTGTGGTGTTGTTTCGCTCGGTGAAATACGGCCTTATCGCCCTGGTACCGAGCATAGTTCCCATTCTGATCACCGGAGCCCTGTTGGTGGTGCTGGGTATTCCACTCAACCTCGGCACCATGATTGTAGGCGCCATGACCATGGGGATTGCGGTAGACGATGCAATCCACGTGATGAACCGCTATCTGCGCGTCAAGCGCGGCGGCGCGTCTACCCGCGATGCCATCGCCCGCGCTATGAATGAGTCCGGCCGCGCGGTGGTTTTCACCTCGCTGGTTTTAGTGTCGGGCTTCAGCGTTATGTTGCTGGGATCGTTTATTCCCTACATCTACACAGGTCTTTTCGCCGCCACCATTATGGCGCTGGCACTACTGGGAGATTTGCTTTTCCTACCCGCACTTTTGTTTTGGATTGACGGCAAAAAAGAGAGTAACACCGACCAGCCCCAAGCAATCACCAAGGAGGTAACACCATGA
- a CDS encoding DNA polymerase III subunit delta', producing MSDFPALPYPWQQDIWRSFYQQLQADRLPHAIMLAGPAGLGKRHLARVLAQFLLCSSPRAESACGQCKSCELNRAATHPDFVVVEPEEPGKAIRVDDVRRLAETQGKTAQQSGYKVVILQPAEAMNVNAANALLKTLEEPAARTLLMLVSDSPSAVLPTIRSRCQIRTLAIPSAEQSLHWLTPLVSGTDYNAKELLDIARGAPLAARDLMQGDELETRRQWQDDLLQLSLGQTDAIALAAKWQGGDAAGSVNWLIGWLHDLARWQLGVPVAPMQQMDNGSAELLRAIQPNLLHRYQEKLLDCKKRLASGANPNKQLLLEEILLDWGILIKRRA from the coding sequence ATGAGTGATTTTCCCGCACTACCTTACCCTTGGCAGCAAGATATCTGGCGCAGCTTCTACCAGCAGCTGCAAGCTGACCGCTTGCCTCACGCTATTATGCTTGCCGGCCCCGCTGGGTTAGGCAAGCGGCATTTGGCGCGAGTGCTGGCGCAGTTTCTGTTGTGCAGCTCGCCGCGCGCCGAATCCGCCTGTGGTCAATGCAAATCCTGTGAACTGAATCGCGCCGCTACTCATCCGGATTTTGTCGTGGTGGAACCGGAGGAGCCTGGCAAAGCCATTCGCGTGGACGATGTGCGGCGCCTGGCTGAAACCCAAGGTAAAACGGCGCAGCAGTCGGGCTATAAAGTGGTGATACTGCAGCCCGCTGAGGCCATGAATGTCAATGCCGCAAACGCTTTGCTAAAAACCCTGGAAGAGCCGGCTGCGCGCACATTACTGATGCTGGTAAGCGACTCCCCCAGCGCCGTTCTGCCCACCATTCGCAGCCGCTGTCAAATTCGCACCCTGGCAATACCGTCTGCCGAGCAAAGCCTGCACTGGCTCACACCCCTGGTGTCCGGCACCGATTACAATGCCAAAGAGTTACTGGACATCGCCCGCGGTGCGCCTTTGGCGGCGCGGGATTTAATGCAGGGCGACGAGTTGGAAACCCGCCGCCAGTGGCAGGATGATTTGCTTCAGCTTAGCCTGGGACAAACCGATGCCATCGCCTTAGCAGCGAAATGGCAGGGTGGCGATGCAGCCGGCTCGGTCAACTGGTTAATTGGCTGGCTGCACGACTTAGCGCGCTGGCAGCTGGGTGTGCCGGTTGCTCCCATGCAACAGATGGATAACGGCAGCGCTGAATTGCTCAGAGCTATTCAGCCGAATCTGTTGCATCGCTACCAAGAAAAACTGTTAGATTGCAAAAAACGATTGGCCAGTGGCGCCAACCCCAATAAACAATTGTTGCTTGAAGAAATCCTGCTCGACTGGGGTATTCTGATAAAGCGCCGAGCCTAA
- a CDS encoding lytic transglycosylase domain-containing protein, which yields MKYSLKRSIVTGFSLLLLAVGAVHAEQSEDDAAFYQWLEALKAEALEQGVSQGTVDQAFADITPPVKRVIKQDRSQAEVVETYDMYLGRRLSDWKKQSGRKLMAEHSELLQQVAERYGVQPRFIVAIWGMETNYGTFKLKESLFNVLATLAYDKRRGAYFRSQFLAALEMMDSGFPSYDLMKSSWAGAMGQPQFMPDSYQRYAQDFDGDGKKDIWNNEADVFASIAHYFSVRGWRADQTWGRPVQLPPGGEQSLPAEQSEGLTPDADCKRFKSLGVWRDLRDWQKLGVRRADGSDLPDVAIPAALVLADKGDNVGYIVYRNFCTIMSYNPAFKYALSIGLLSDAIKPAAGH from the coding sequence ATGAAGTACTCTTTAAAACGCTCGATTGTTACCGGCTTTTCCCTGTTGTTGCTGGCAGTTGGTGCCGTGCACGCCGAGCAAAGCGAAGACGATGCCGCTTTTTATCAGTGGCTGGAAGCGCTAAAAGCCGAAGCCCTGGAGCAGGGGGTTAGCCAGGGTACCGTCGATCAGGCGTTCGCCGATATTACCCCGCCGGTGAAGCGTGTGATCAAACAAGATCGCTCGCAGGCCGAAGTGGTAGAAACCTATGATATGTATTTAGGGCGCCGGCTCAGCGACTGGAAAAAACAATCTGGCCGCAAGCTAATGGCAGAGCACAGTGAGCTGTTACAGCAGGTCGCTGAGCGCTATGGGGTGCAGCCTCGGTTTATCGTTGCTATTTGGGGGATGGAAACCAATTACGGCACCTTTAAACTGAAAGAGTCGCTATTCAATGTGCTGGCAACTCTCGCCTATGACAAACGACGCGGGGCCTATTTCCGTTCGCAGTTTCTTGCCGCGCTGGAAATGATGGACTCGGGCTTCCCTTCATACGACTTAATGAAAAGCTCCTGGGCCGGGGCCATGGGGCAGCCGCAATTTATGCCCGACAGCTACCAGCGTTACGCGCAGGACTTTGACGGTGACGGCAAGAAAGATATCTGGAACAACGAGGCAGACGTATTCGCCTCTATCGCCCACTATTTTAGCGTGCGCGGCTGGCGCGCCGACCAAACCTGGGGCCGCCCGGTGCAATTGCCGCCCGGGGGTGAGCAGAGCCTACCCGCCGAACAAAGCGAAGGCCTGACGCCGGATGCGGACTGCAAGCGTTTTAAAAGCCTGGGTGTGTGGCGTGATTTGCGTGACTGGCAAAAGTTGGGTGTGCGCCGCGCCGATGGCTCGGACTTGCCCGATGTGGCTATTCCGGCAGCTTTGGTGCTGGCAGACAAAGGCGATAATGTGGGCTACATTGTCTATCGCAATTTCTGCACCATCATGAGCTACAACCCGGCGTTTAAGTACGCGCTGTCCATTGGTCTGTTGTCGGATGCAATAAAACCAGCGGCTGGACACTAA
- a CDS encoding RluA family pseudouridine synthase, producing MQTLEILWQDDHLLVVNKPPGLLTVPGRGPEKQDCLINRLLIPYPNSRIVHRLDQPTSGLVIVPQSYAALKHIGRQFETRQVSKEYIAVVAGLVAHDSGEVELPLICDWPNRPRQMVDFEHGKPALTRYQVLERNNQTQTSRVLLTPVTGRSHQLRVHMLSLGHPILGDNLYAPEAVVAASDRLLLHAQKIAFTHPDSGETLEVNCPSAF from the coding sequence ATGCAGACTTTGGAAATTCTCTGGCAGGATGATCACCTGCTGGTGGTCAATAAACCACCGGGGCTGCTGACCGTACCCGGACGAGGGCCAGAAAAACAAGATTGCCTGATCAACCGCTTGCTCATCCCCTACCCTAACAGTCGCATTGTGCACCGGCTGGATCAGCCCACCTCGGGCCTGGTGATTGTGCCGCAAAGTTACGCAGCGCTGAAACACATCGGCCGTCAGTTTGAGACGCGGCAGGTGAGCAAAGAATATATCGCCGTGGTGGCGGGGCTGGTAGCGCACGATAGCGGCGAGGTTGAGCTCCCCCTCATTTGCGATTGGCCCAACAGGCCCCGACAGATGGTGGACTTTGAGCACGGCAAACCCGCCCTGACCCGCTATCAAGTGCTTGAGCGCAATAACCAGACGCAAACTTCGCGAGTACTACTGACGCCGGTTACCGGCCGCTCCCATCAGCTTCGGGTGCATATGTTGTCACTGGGCCATCCGATTCTGGGAGATAATCTCTATGCCCCCGAGGCGGTCGTCGCTGCGTCTGATCGGCTGCTGCTGCACGCACAGAAGATAGCTTTTACCCACCCCGACAGCGGTGAGACGCTCGAAGTTAACTGTCCCAGCGCTTTTTAG
- the tmk gene encoding dTMP kinase, whose protein sequence is MAERGRFITMEGTEGVGKSTNLAFVKAWIEAEGHKVLVSREPGGTPLAEEIRSLLLAQRDEPVDAAAELLLVFAARAQHLEQVIKPALARGEWVLCDRFTDATYAYQGNGRGLDTDLITSLEQQVQGDLRPDLTIVLDIEPELGLARASARAELDRFERENLDFFQRVRQGYRERIAAAPERYGLIDAGQPLANVQVDVAALLQAAKKRWDS, encoded by the coding sequence GTGGCAGAGCGCGGCAGATTTATCACAATGGAGGGCACCGAGGGGGTTGGAAAGAGTACCAACCTTGCTTTTGTCAAAGCCTGGATAGAAGCCGAGGGGCATAAGGTGTTGGTGAGTCGGGAGCCGGGCGGCACTCCGCTGGCCGAAGAAATTCGCAGTTTATTGCTGGCTCAGCGCGATGAGCCTGTGGACGCTGCGGCCGAATTACTCTTGGTATTTGCCGCCCGCGCCCAGCACTTAGAGCAGGTTATTAAGCCCGCCCTGGCGCGCGGCGAATGGGTGTTGTGTGATCGCTTTACCGACGCTACCTATGCCTACCAGGGAAACGGCCGCGGCCTGGATACCGATTTAATTACCTCGCTGGAGCAGCAGGTGCAGGGAGATTTGCGGCCCGATTTGACCATCGTACTGGATATAGAACCCGAGCTTGGCCTTGCCCGCGCCAGTGCCCGGGCCGAGCTGGATCGATTCGAGCGCGAGAATCTGGATTTTTTTCAGCGCGTGCGCCAGGGCTACCGCGAGCGAATTGCCGCAGCGCCTGAGCGTTATGGCTTAATTGATGCCGGGCAGCCCCTTGCCAATGTACAGGTGGATGTTGCCGCGCTACTGCAAGCGGCTAAAAAGCGCTGGGACAGTTAA